A genome region from Schistocerca nitens isolate TAMUIC-IGC-003100 chromosome 4, iqSchNite1.1, whole genome shotgun sequence includes the following:
- the LOC126252953 gene encoding uncharacterized protein LOC126252953, with the protein MLGCACYHVGNGQRGISCGEEQTCWTNCKSYGCSLWSEPCKNLKPPSTAIPGCEHWILRSSYELPLPAAGNPQPQYGEMCGCSLAAIRGLMWPTVREATTDIVCLVAAERG; encoded by the exons ATGCTCGGTTGTGCCTGCTACCACGTCGGCAACGGCCAGAGAGGAATCAGCTGCGGCGAAGAACAGACATGCTGGACCAACTGTAAATCTTACG GATGTTCCCTCTGGAGCGAACCGTGCAAGAACCTCAAGCCACCATCCACTGCTATACCAGGCTGTGAACACTGGATACTGAGGAGCAGCTATGAACTGCCGCTGCCTGCTGCGGGAAACCCGCAGCCTCAATACGGGGAGATGTGCGGCTGCTCCCTGGCTGCGATTCGTGGCCTCATGTGGCCCACTGTCAGGGAAGCCACCACGGACATCGTGTGCCTCGTCGCCGCCGAAAGGG